Proteins co-encoded in one Chloroflexota bacterium genomic window:
- a CDS encoding XRE family transcriptional regulator — translation MFTGVNKDFTTWLEQELKARGWTRAELARRAYVSQSMLSLIWTGDRAPGPDLCRSIAHALGYPQELVFRKAGLINDQPPPNYDPDIQTALHLLANLPPEERQEILEYIQFKAAKTANRPKAKRAGQPALER, via the coding sequence ATCTTTACAGGTGTGAACAAAGACTTTACGACTTGGCTAGAACAGGAATTAAAAGCCCGAGGATGGACACGGGCCGAATTGGCGCGCAGGGCATACGTTTCCCAATCTATGCTCAGCCTCATTTGGACAGGTGACCGTGCTCCTGGGCCTGACCTTTGCCGCTCGATAGCTCACGCGTTGGGCTATCCCCAAGAACTCGTCTTCCGCAAAGCCGGATTGATAAACGACCAACCCCCGCCTAATTACGACCCTGACATTCAAACCGCTCTTCACCTCCTCGCCAACCTGCCGCCCGAAGAGCGACAAGAAATCCTGGAATACATCCAGTTCAAAGCCGCCAAAACGGCCAACCGCCCCAAAGCAAAAAGAGCCGGTCAACCGGCTCTTGAGCGTTAA